A stretch of Malus sylvestris chromosome 11, drMalSylv7.2, whole genome shotgun sequence DNA encodes these proteins:
- the LOC126588509 gene encoding histone H3.2, whose translation MARTKQTARKSTGGKAPRKQLATKAARKSAPATGGVKKPHRFRPGTVALREIRKYQKSTELLIRKLPFQRLVREIAQDFKTDLRFQSSAVSALQEAAEAYLVGLFEDTNLCAIHAKRVTIMPKDIQLARRIRGERA comes from the coding sequence ATGGCTCGTACCAAGCAGACTGCTCGCAAGTCCACCGGAGGAAAGGCACCAAGGAAGCAGCTGGCAACTAAGGCTGCTAGGAAGTCTGCTCCGGCGACCGGTGGAGTGAAGAAGCCCCACCGCTTCAGGCCGGGAACTGTGGCTCTGAGGGAAATCAGGAAGTACCAGAAGAGCACTGAGCTCCTGATCCGCAAGCTTCCGTTCCAGAGGCTTGTGAGGGAGATTGCACAGGACTTCAAGACCGATCTGAGGTTCCAGAGCAGCGCGGTGTCGGCGCTCCAGGAGGCGGCGGAGGCGTACTTGGTGGGTCTGTTTGAGGACACCAACCTCTGCGCCATTCATGCCAAGAGGGTCACCATAATGCCCAAGGACATCCAGCTTGCTCGCAGGATTAGGGGCGAGAGGGCTTAA